The following nucleotide sequence is from Vigna radiata var. radiata cultivar VC1973A unplaced genomic scaffold, Vradiata_ver6 scaffold_179, whole genome shotgun sequence.
AAGAACCTGATTACACAGAAAGTACTGGGACTGGTACTGGAAACAGTCATACTAATATTGATAATAACCCTAGACGACCCACTAGGACAAAAAGAGTTCCTGAATATCTTAATGATTACATTCATCAAGTTAATCAATCTTCTCTGCATGCtaaaaataactacaaaacCCCATATCCTATTTCTAATGTTTTGTGTTATGATTCTTTGTCTGaaagacatttaaaatatactcTAGCCATTTCTGCTGACAAGGAGCCTAGATCCTATAAGGAAGCCAAGGAAAAGTATGAGTGGGTTATAGATATGCAGAAAGAACTTCAAGCTTTACAAGACAATGGAACTTGGACATTAACTCAACTACCTCCAGGTAAAAACTCCATTGGATGCAGGTGggtttacaaaataaaatataaagcagATGGCAGCATAAAAAGATACAAAGCTCGGCTTGTGGCCAAAGGATATACACAGCAAGAAGGTATAGATTTTTTAGACACCTTTTCACCTGTTGCTAAGCTTACTACTGTCAGAATAATTCTGGCAACTGCTGCTGCCAAGAATTGGCATCTACATCAACTTGATATAGAtaatgcctttcttcatgggGACTTAAATGAAGAAGTGTACATGGAACCACCACCAGGGCTGGATATTCAGGAAGGTCAGGTTTGTAGGTTAACCAAATCCCTATATGGGCTCAAACAAGCCAGCAGACAATGGTTTGAtaaactttcttcttttttaatttctgttaaCTATACTCAATCCAAATCTGAccactttctttttattaagaatACTCCTACAAGTTTTACATCCCTCCTTGTGTATGTAGATGACATTATTTTGGCAGGAAATTCTATCAAAGAGATTGATCATATCAAGGCTCTTCTTCATCATGCCTTTCAGATTAAAAGTCTAGGAGAGCTAAAGTATTTTCTGGGGCTTGAAGTTGCTAGATCAAAGAAAGGAATACATCTATGCCAACGAAAATTTGCTTTAGACATCCTTGAAGACACGGGAATGCTATGATCCAAACCTTGCACAACTCCTTTTTTGAGTGACACCaactctttataaaaaaatgaaaattacttGGAAGATCCTAAGCCCTACCGGAGGTTAATAGGGAAGCTTCTTTACCTTACTAATACTAGACCTGACCTATGTTTCTCTGTTAATTTACTTAGTCAGTTTGTTCACTCTCCTACTGAATATCACTATCGGGCTTTGCAGCATATGCTTAGATATATTAAGTCCAGTCCTTCACAAGGCATCTTTTTTGCTACTGATTCTAATATCCAGATCAAAGCTTTCAGTGACTCAGATTGGGCTACTTGTCCTAATACGAGAAGATCTACCACTGAATTTTGCATTTTTCTTGGATCTTCTCTTGTGTCATGGAAAACTAAAAAGCAAAGTAATGTTTCCAGGTCGTCCACCGAAGCAGAGTATCGAGCACTAGCTGCTACTGTTTGTGAAATCCAATGGATTTCCTTACAAGATCTCAATATTGAGACCACTACCACTGCTGCTCTCTACTGCGACAATAAGTCTGCCATACATATTGCTCACAATCAAAGCTACCATGAAAGAACTAACCACATTGAACTCGATTGTCACGTCTTTCGTGAGAAGATTCAAGCGAATCTCCTTCACCTTTTGCCTATTCGTTCTAACGAACAACTTGCAGAAATTTTTACTAAATTCCCTCACCGTGTTCGTTTTCAGTTTATTGTTCCTAAGCTTGGATTGGTAAATATACACAATCCAGCTTAAAGGGAGGCTATTAgagtttgttttctgttatgagtagtttgttttctgttataaGTAGTTTTTAGTTTTCCCGTACCCTTGAGCCTAACCTTTAAAAGGTTAGATTTTTCCCTTCCTTTAGTTGGTTGTTTTGTTTTCAGTACATTCAGAATATAAGAAAACACCTACTGTAAAATCATTACTCAATAATGAAAGTTGGAGTTTCTTACCTCTTCGTGCTTCTCACATCACGatttatctctttctctcttacgTCTCTTGCAACAGCAGCCTTCCGGTTCATCTACGGTGGCTTCTCTCTCTAGCTTCACGGAGTCGCCCTTCAGAGCCTCTCTCTACCATCATTTGCATNAGACGCGTTTTGGTTGTTTCTGGAAAACTTTCTCTGTCCACGTGTTTTACTTTTCGGTTTTCTAAAGAAAAGGCTTTTGGGCCTCTTTGTTATTGGGCCTATTTCATTAATCTAAGCAAGAATATCTAGAATCAAATTCATCTTGATAgcttcttgatgaattttagaaaatccaataatgctttgtttaagagCTCAAGAAAGCCTCTATCTCACAATATGAACTCTAAAGTATGAAAGTTCATGTTTCTGGaatgagaatatatttttttaaaagagaaaacaattcATTCATGttattaatcgattatgaaatatttaggATGAAGGCTAGAGAAAACATTTGTAATGTTTAGAACTCATATAGTAAATCACCTATTAGCACTAGGTAAGACATTTGATAAAGAAGAACACAACATCAAGATCCTAATGAGCCTAAACAGAACATGGAAGTCCAATGTTACAATAAAATCTgaataaaaagatttaacaaCCCTGAATATGGTCATTATCTTTGGGAAATTAAGAGAACATGAATTACAAGGGAAAAGAAtcaaagagaaagaggaaggaGAAAAAAACGACATATCATAGCCTTGAAGACGGTTGCAAAGGCTACTATAAAATCTGCTACAAAAAAGGTTGAATCTACAAATGATCCAGATGATGAAAACTTTTAGATAATGAAACATTAAATCTTATGGTAAagcaattttcaaaatttctaaaatataagaataaatttgaCAATATTTATGCAAGAAACAGGAGACCCTCCAAGAAGCAAGAATAATTTGTTATCTCAACATATTCTGAATTTGGTAAAACTGGGCACATCAAACTTGATTGTCCTGTCTTCaacctaaaacaaaaattggAAGAGAAGAGTGAAACAAGCATGtataagaagataaaaaaggCTTACATcgattttttaagttttcatcAATATTTAAAGAGGATTGGATTGATTCTAATATTTTCTTGCTTCGCCTAAGATTGTGATGTAATATTTTCACATCATATATTTgcattatttcatatttttatttgttattctaTATTTCCTTTACTATAAGTGATACATTAGAGTATTGTGTGGAGCAATATCTCAgttgaaaatcttaaaatatatttcatgttCTTGTATATCGAGTGTGTAGGTTttacataaacaaattttataatctCAACTCCTGATATTTTAGTGAAATTCTAACTCGGATTGCTAAAAATTAGgtataaattcttaaaaaatcgAATTAGTATAAAACTGAatgtttcttactttttcttttattatattttaatatcttgataattataaagatttcaaaaactaAACATTACCACAcatgttaattaaataaaaatattttgaaacaagttttaaagatttaaaaattcaaattattgaaaaattaattcacTCTCCTTTTTTTTGGAAGATATTAACcgtaactattttaatacaatctatcaaaaaaatttcatttaatcacATAATTAAGATATATAAGGATGATTAATATTATATGAATATGATATTCTTCagtttataagttaattttaatctaattttcaatataatgtcaaaatttattaaaattttatattgttatcaaagcaaaagaacataaagtatgacaatgaataaatttaatttagctTGAACGAAACTACGACATGTACACGAAAGTGAAAGTAGAGTTGAGCTTGTGACCCAAATGAATAACGCAAAAAGACATAGCATTGGACTGTGTAGCTAGGTAGAAACCGTAGGCGAAAATTATAccagtttttcttttattttttatttggggGACCTagttataaataagaaaagatcTTAGGCCACTGACAAAAAAGTCATTTTCTTTAGCAATCTTATGCCTTGTGGCCCAAATCTTGAGTTCCGTTTTCATTTTCAACCATGGGCTACAACACTGTTCTCAATTCCATTCCCAGGGGCAGAGAAATAATAACGAAAAGAATATTTGATACGGCGAAAGTTTTTGACATTCATATGAGACGCGCGGCACCAAAGATGAAAGCATTCGTTGAAGCATCAATTGAAATATCAAGAAGCAGAAATAAGGACATAGATGGAAAAGAATGCTTGACAAAGAAAAcctaaataaatttgataacaaaaagtaaaaaaagaaaagcttcaaagaaaacttaaatagaTTTGATaacaaaaagcaaaagaagaacgtttattaaattcaactttttccaattttatcttCATCTGTTGTATTGGTGTCATATGAATGTAACTGACGTTTATACGTATTATTGTACTACTgctcaaataataattatcataaatgttcttgttgtttttttttttttgaattagagaggaaggaaaaaaagagaaaaatagcattatataaattattttttccaaaGGAAAAACTTATATTCAGTGcataactttattaaaaaatagaaatcacACACGTAATTATTAATAGAATTTATGAATTGTATCATTTACTGTTATAGATCTTTACATAGTAAAagttatcattttcttttccattttgattttgatttgatggcctattcaaattattaattatgcaCTATAATTGGAAGGAAGACATAAGAAAAATGATTGggagagaaaggaagaaagaggGATCCAAAGTAGGAAAAGTTGAAGTAACCGAAAAAACAGGCATACCTTCCAATGAGTAGGGTGAGTTTCGCctaataatatttgtaattttttatttatatcttggGAGTAACAAATacgttattaaaaataattttagtttagatttaatgaaaaaattatatttattcaattttatttgaaatcaaTGTATTATATACAAACGGGtaacaattttgtaatatttttattattgtaaatttatgAAACGAAAGCgataatagtttaaattttataattttaataaatattaatcaccaacaaagatatattaaaaatgatatattgtTAGAATTGTCTATTTAAACATTTCATAAATAGCAAGAAGcaattttgataaatatgaaCAAAAAGTTGAAGACCTTGTTGAAAGATGAAAGctagttataaattaaaatcttaaaacttgatgttatttaattaaattagaagtATTTGATATAGTAATCTATTTAactaatgataaatataaaaaggaaaaaaagacaTGTATTATTGgcattttcttataaatttttataatatatttgataaaaatattatgttggatatctatatatttagtgtttaaatagttataaaCACTTGCTACTTTTTTCTTTACTCGTGAATtcttataattacttttttttgttataattatcactttttcatatatttactattaatattatattatatttaaaatatttaactcaaGTTTAAGATATAAATAACATCTAGTAAGCAAAatgttataagaaaatattatcgtcaaataatttaaatgttatttatatacacgctgtaaagaaattaaaaaatagagtattagagttgataagtattttaaaataatgagaccaagtgttttaaagttaaaatgatttaataatataaatagaatttcttaaACTTGTCTTATTACTTAAAGCACAAACCATCATTCTAAAACTCTTCCTCTTAgttttctctcacttctctctaaGATATCTGACTTCTCGATCATTTGTTTGATGGTCATAAAGTTTTTAGGAGATCACGACTAAGTAATTTCCATTATCTACCGATCAAAATTTGGTTTAGAGCAAGTAAATTTCTATCCCTTTTTCCTTTAATCATAGTTTATGATCATGCTTAGGAAACCCCTTTCGCATGTATCATTTGTGTTTCTTTCTTGATTCTTTATCAATCTGTGGTCCTACGAACTCTTTTCTATCACAACTTAGTGATTCATAGGTGTTTCTAGAGTTCCCTATGCGAGAAGCATAGGGCGTGTGTTCTTAGAGCTTTATAACTTCGGTGTAAGGTAAGAGAAGCTAGATGTCTAGctttaatttatgtttgttatgTAAGTTTGGTGCTTGTATGTATATTGATCTGTTTGAGTGACATTTTCAATAATTGTACTAGTGTTAGTTCATCTAAATTAGGTATGTTTGGTTATTGGAGTATCGATTTCTGAGGTGAATCAAATGTTATTGCTGTCATGAAATGTAGGTTATACAattgttttgatgtttgaaattgGATGCAAAGTTTATGGAGTAATGAGTTATCAAAACTATGGGTTTTGTAGTTAAAAATGGAGGTTTTAATAGGCAAGTTTGTTCGGTAGTGTTTGGATTGAGGAATATGATGTTTCATGTCTATTCATATGTCATTTGAGACTTGTTGACACATTGAGTTGATAAAAATCTGATAAGGATAGGAGTATGAGACAATGTGGTGGTTTTAGAAGTGTTTTAAATCCATTTTTAGGATTTTGATAGTTGAGATTTTGAGACAATGGTGAGATGAGAAAGTCAAAAGTTTAAGGTCATTTCTTAagtcatttaggacttgtttaAGTGTTGAGTTAAGGAAGATTTGAGGTGGAATTGATATTTGGTCATTTTGTTACCTTCTATCATGTTTTGGTCAGCTTTAGAGGTTCTAAGTAAAGAAAATCTAAAGTGCAGAAGCTGTAATGAATTTAAGGTGTTGGGGTGGGTTATTGAGTCTATTAAGACTTATTCAAGTTGTTAGTTTGTAGAAATTTGATGTGGAAGGTATAAAATTGAGTATGTGTGGTTTAAAGTAGTTAATTTGGTTTGGGATGGCTAATATAAGTTAGAAATGTATTTTACAATGTTTCACAGTACGTAGAAGGTCCTAGGATCAATTAAACGTGTGTAGGAAGTGTCCAAGGTTAAGTTAGAAGTGTATAAAGTTTTGGcatggcgcctgggcgcccctttTTGGGTGTTGAGCGTCAGGTTCCAGTGGCTCCAGCATTAAGCACCTCCTTTTAGACATTGAGTGCCATAAAATAACAGATACGATGTTCAGCACTAGTTCTTGGGGCCTGAGTGCTAGCTCTCAAGTCTTGATCTAGGTAGTtttaggctttttttttttttgtgatttcttgatGGATTATTTATGGTTATGTGATGGATATTCAGTGAATTCATGTGTTTTCTTGCATTTCTATATGAGGTTTTATATATGTGAATGAAAAGTGGTGAAAAGAGTTTCAAGGAGGAACTTCTCATTGGTGATTTCAAGTATTGTTAGTATGAATGTAGGGAGCTCGGTCttggggttatcctgaaactctaatgatcatccattctcatttagagaagattgatacatgtggtgagagtaacAAAATGTCTTAGTTTAGTGCTTCCAGTATGGCCTAAGACGCGGtacaaactaaccttgtgagtgtgctaggatgaaacccattgacaatgactttgcaaaggaGTAGAGCCACCACACAAGAGCATAATCCAtcatagctcgacattcatactaaattCAAATAATCTAGTCTAGGTCTTGACATGTTTGAGATGCGTGTATTGTTTTATGCAAAGTATGCTCCATGTGTGAAATATTTAATTGTCTTATAGACTGTTTTGTATTACTAGCTTACCCTTTCTTTGTGTTTTATTGGTATTCTCTTGTTCTTTGGTGTCTTTGCTATGATCATCCGGTGAATGTGAGTAGAGGGTGATGAGATGACCATAGAGTAGGCGTTGGGTAGAGATGTCCTGAATGCTTAGATAATTTAGTGGTTATACCTATAGTGATATTTACTTCTTTTGGTGGTTTAATCAACCATTATTGTTTATAGTTTTGACCTTAATAtcttgtatataattttttttatagccTCCATGTCTTTCGTGCATTGCTCTCCACTTCGTTGCCGGTTAGTTCATTGGACAGGtttttttctatgtttgatAATATGTGTTTGATAACTATTGTGATATTGATATTTTGGTGATTGAACTATCGATTTTCTTGTTATTTGGTGATTAAGATGAATATGTATTTGACAATTACTATTGTGAGATTGATATATTGGTGAtaggattatgaattttattattatttggtgattaatatgaatatgtgttttataattattgttgcGACATTGATATATTGGTTATAGGACTAGCAATTTCATTATCATTTAATGATTAGACTGATGTTGCATATGATGTTGTTTGGGAGATCTACTGCTACAGCTAAAAAGCTTGGATGGGTGAACCTTAAGGTTTGGTATTTTAGTCCATACTTTGTTACATTATACCATTCCAATGATGTTACTTAACATTTTAcaattatgatgatatattcTAGTGTAATAGACAAACCGGGTCATACGAGTGTGGTTACTTCGTCATGTATTGGATGATAACCACTATTCATGCACATTACACCAGTGGATGACAAACGGTAatatttaggtttgaattttattttctctatagtttagatttcatatacagtaattgaaatcattgtgtTTTATGCAGAGATGCAATATGACTACTCCAATTTCAGAGAAGTCACTTAAACTCGAGGAAAACACTGGctaaatatgtaattcaatcatataataatatgcAGTAGATATTAGGATATAGTAAGCTCTAAGTTGTTTAACTTTgtacattagatttatttatgcttcaaatatgatttatgattacattggattgatttatgcttctaagaatttgatttataattacATTGAATGTATATTTATgttctaatataatttttattcaaaatatatgctTCTTGATTGTTCTTGGTTGTTCTGGCTGTAAAATTATATGCAAGTTTGTTTTTGCAGTTGGGAATGTTAAAGAAATagacatgttttaaaaaaaacaggGGAATATGCCTTGATTGTGACCATAACCAAGGCAGAAAACCCCCCTATAACATCGGTTTAGTCCACAACCGAGACATAAAGGctgacaaaagaagaaaaaagaaataaaaaaaaaacacctacTACCTCGGTCCAGGTCCCAACCGAGGGAGGTAGGCATACTGCCTCGGTTCCTAAGGCATAAAAGTATAGActttttatgtttagttttggtttaatgtctcaataggtccctatttttatctaaaatttcaaatagatCCCTTTCTTTTTTAGCGTCTCaattaggtttttatttttgttaattttatgcaAATAAGTCCTTTCCGTCAATTTCATCTTACAGCGTCAGTCAGTGTGTGACGTGGCCTGGTGACACTGACACGTGTCAAAAAAAATGTGTGTgatatagattttttaaattttaaaattaaagaattaaattaatatattgggGGAATTAAGAAaagatgttgaaattaaaaaaagaaagggtaaagatggaaaaggaaaaggttatTCTTTTGCTGAAACATTGAATTGGGAAAGCAAAATCAAAATTGGGGCAAATTTCTAAAATAGGGCTCGTTTCTCATTTAGATGTTGTTGTTCGAGTGGATGCGCAATGGAGAATGAAATGAAGAATTCACATTCAACTTGTTCTTCAACTTGCAATGGCTGACAGAATAGAGACCGCAATGTCTTTCTTCATGGTGTGTCACCCCTGTGTCTGTGTGTTGAGAAAACAGTGGTCAGAACAACTTGAACTGTTAAGAACAGAGGAAAACAATTTTGGGGGTGCCCCAAGTACAAAAGGTAATAGAACGTTGatcttgttgttgtttgtgttaCCTCAAAGTCGTATTCAttgggtttgaatttttttttttcagaacggGCATGAAAACGGTGGTTGcaatttcttcaaatggtgTTGTCACGATGGTAATGAAAAGAACTATTCAAATCTGAAGGGGGAAGAAAGTCATGACTGTTTGTCAAAGGCAGAAGAAATGGGTGGTGTAGCGAATATGGTGATTGATTTGAAAAATTCTATTAAGGTTGTGGAAAAACTGATGAAGCTGTTCATAGGGGCGATTTGTTGTAATTTCAATATGGATGAAAAATCCATAATGTATTATGCATTTTCGTTTTCATAGGATACAGTAGGTGATGTTAAAGTTAGTTTGTGATGAAAACGGGAATAACAATGTATTTCACTATCTTGAATTAATGAAATGATATTTTGTACCTGTGATGATTAAGTGGTATTATTGTGATGATGTATTTAATTAAGCTTTTATGTGGGTAAGTGGTTTTTTGTGCTTCCCCCTAACCGTTTACTTGGCTTACTGGAAGGAGGTGAGCAGTACACAAGGTGTTTGACAAAATGCCtaagtgaaagaaaaatgtgttttacgATGGAGAAAAGACAACAATTATTGAAAAGCTTCTTTCTTCCTTTGTTATTGAAAAGCTTCTTTCGTCTCCCCTTCATACTTCAAAGTCCCATCAGCAATGAACTTCCCCCCATGGTGGAAAACACAGTAAAAAAAGTCGCTCATTACGCACAACACTGTATAAATAAATCTACACGCACAAAACAATATCACgacaaaaaagaatatattaaaacaataacaaaagtcACTCACAAAGACTCAAATAACTGTAAACATACATACGGGACCACCAAAACACAATCGAGAATGCCAACCAAACCATGGGGGGCCACAATTGAATATTATACTTTCCCAACTATAAAATGTAAGACAATAAACCACAAAAGCTAACTTTCGTTCAGATTAACCTCCACTCAACACGTGCTTCAGCGTTGCGCTTCCAACTACAGACGGTCTCACACCTCGTGCTTCAACCTTTTCCAAACACACATGCACTGGTAATTCACCCACCAACACTCGCGCATTCACTCGAAAAAAGTGTGTTTTCGATTCCTAAAACACTCGCGCATCCATTGTTTCCCCAAAACACCAACACTAAATCACGAGCCCTATTTCAGAAATTTGCCctaattttcattttgctttccCAATTCAATGTTTCAGCAAAAGAataaccttttccttttccatctttaccctttcttttttttttcaatttcagcatcttttcttaattttcccaatatattaattttattctttaattttaaaatttataaaatttatattacaaacGTTTTTTTTTGACACGTGTTAGTGTTACCAGGACGGACGCCAATAGATAAAATTGACAGAAAAAACTTATTTgcatcaaattaataaaaataaaaatctaattgatatgtaaaaaagaaaaaaatctatttgaaattttgaaaaaaaaaaatagagggacatcatttagttttcttatgtatttttaaaataattttgtaatccGTCCTAAAAATCATCATTACATAGTGGACTTTATTTTCGTGTAAAATTAAGAATTGAACTGTGATAAACTATAAAGTGGGCACACAACATAAATATcttcataaatatattcaagCAGTTATGACCATTTTGACATTAAATGAAGAAGtgtcttttcaaaataaaatatttatttagcgtacgaaataaaataaagtaattaataaatgtgaaaaatgaaataaaattaaatatatttaaattgataaaaagaatatgaatGTGATATAACATATCACTAACAATAAGTGAGACATGCAGtcttattttgaataaattcgATTGTCAATGTCATGGTGATGAtttcaattgattaaaaattatatatgggaAAAAAACAATGCTCAAGAATAGATAAAGTGGAAGAAAAATGTTACTCTTATGCATAGTGTTAGAGTAGGTCAAAGTTGTCCACCAATAGTCTATATTATGACCTATTTAAGTATCATGATACATCAAAAGTGTAACTTAACCTAATTTGTTTGGTCTATATCAACTACCATTTGGAAACCAAGTTAAGCCTAGCTATTTAAGGTCTAGTTAATTTTCATGATATATAAAAGGTGTATCCATATATATTTGgtgcaaatatttaaaaaacaattatgaaattATGGAAAAATTGTTATTCGTTTAATAAAAAGAGCTATACGATTATCATACTAATTTATAGTTATTAGCCCGTGTCAATAATGAATTTGCAAAGCATAAACATTTATgccaaattttaatttgataccatttgtaatttaataaaatttaacaacattgaataacaaaagaaaaacaaaaatacgaGTTTAtattgtttcttgtttttttttatataatgtctTTATGTTGTATTATCAATAGAGTTACTAAAACGGGTTACCCAGTCCGATTCAGTTCGGCTCACCATGGATTGattacttagtgagtcaatctaACTCGGTTAATTTATTAGTGAGATAGAAAATTCTAAACCCGAtccgacccaccacaggttgatGAGTAAATGGGTTGACTCACTGGTTCATttagttacaattttttttaaacaaaaaaaattacaaactttctataattcaaatctaaacaaattttactctcAAATTTCGCTACTAACATGGgatgtttaattagttttgaaaataggaaaattaaataatttttcaagaaaaaaaataataaatatttttttataaaattaaaattaaattttaataaaataaaattaggtaagtgggTTAGTGGGTCAATCCGCCCCACTACGGGTTCAACTCGGATGAGCCAAATTTAAATGAGccgaaaagaaaatacaatttttttaaacctgACCCGATCCAAACACGTAATGAACAAGGTTGATATGCAAattgtgatccattttgacaactctaatttttaacatacattaattttaatataataatttatttaaaatatatttacagaTATTAAAAGGAGTGtacatcaatatattttaaagatagaaaaatagaaacaatacaataaaattctaaaaatatacaAGGATGCTATTGAATGATTCAACAAGATTAGTATTAAgtataattttggaaaaatggtgCTCATATGATTCATTTTCTCCTACACCAGTTTTGAATTGAGGTAATACTATAgtaatattcaaatgttaacaatataattaatttataatgaacAATAATTGATACATGTTGTCAATGTAGAATATGGGGGTGGTCGGTTTGCTTGTGTGGGGAATAAGGATCCTATGGGTCAAGGGGAAAGTGAGATGAGCTAGTGATAGATATAATGTGGGTCGATCTGTGAAGAGTAGGGGTCGATTGACATGGGTGGCAACCTGGTCGGGTGATCTGAAAAGAAGTGTGAAGGCAGATCAAGGTAAGTCCGAAGGATCCGGCGAGTTATGCAGACATGTCAGCAGCAGTTACAACTAGAGGGCGAATCTTGTAGGATTGAGGATCAGCGGTTACAGATAGTTAATGCTCATTATGCCTATAAATACATAAATCATAGCCAGGTATTGGGATCTGAATCTAATCACTTTTGATATTAACATCGTGGTAACTTTGCTAATTTGAACATCGGAATGCTAACGTGCAGGTCTCTACCGATCGGTACAAGTGGTGGAAAACCCTTTGAAGAGACATATGAAAGCATTTTGGCGAGGAGTGAAGGTTGAGTTCGATTTTGGGTCTTACAACTGAAACACCAACTATACAATTTGTACAACTAGAAGGAAAATTAACGGTGTGTAATTAAAATTCCGTTGTACAAATTTTTAGAGTTCCATCAACATCTTTATAGGTtcattttc
It contains:
- the LOC106780319 gene encoding uncharacterized protein LOC106780319, which gives rise to MNHTIDGCYSKHGFPPWYKKIDHQNSQDREGHSEWGYANVCKEDSNPTQTQSTHQENQRNSMQVFTPEQMQKLLXIIENPQTQXTHSISQIQXNTPGEDSGTFSWIIDTGATDHVTHEKKYFITFQKIKPITVKLPNNSVVTAQLPTSVLNGKTPYDLMYNTPPTYLNLKTFGCLCFASTLEHNRHKLDSRARKGVFLGYKNGVKGYIILDINTREIFLSRNVVFHENVFPYKSQHDNEQNYTERDIEIVFPNNFWYDPNYNETQDYLEDANTEQEPDYTESTGTGTGNSHTNIDNNPRRPTRTKRVPEYLNDYIHQVNQSSLHAKNNYKTPYPISNVLCYDSLSERHLKYTLAISADKEPRSYKEAKEKYEWVIDMQKELQALQDNGTWTLTQLPPGKNSIGCRWVYKIKYKADGSIKRYKARLVAKGYTQQEGIDFLDTFSPVAKLTTVRIILATAAAKNWHLHQLDIDNAFLHGDLNEEVYMEPPPGLDIQEGQHMLRYIKSSPSQGIFFATDSNIQIKAFSDSDWATCPNTRRSTTEFCIFLGSSLVSWKTKKQSNVSRSSTEAEYRALAATVCEIQWISLQDLNIETTTTAALYCDNKSAIHIAHNQSYHERTNHIELDCHVFREKIQANLLHLLPIRSNEQLAEIFTKFPHRVRFQFIVPKLGLVNIHNPA